In Diorhabda sublineata isolate icDioSubl1.1 chromosome 2, icDioSubl1.1, whole genome shotgun sequence, the sequence CCTCCCCTCTCATGGTATCCTTCCACCATTCAACGGTAGTTTTGTGCCCATTGAAACTTAATCAGCTTGCTTTGAACTATCATCGTGACAAGTTTCAGAACAATTGGCCAAAACCTCTGGACAATTCAGGGACAATTTTGACGGAGTTGGAGGATTTTGTGTCTATTGTAACTTAATTTTCAGAGCACCGCACTTGAGGGGATGCAACTTTTTTACCGATAGCGGAAAAACtgaaagaacattttgaattaaaaaaaaatccgtaATCCCATGGACGAAATTTGGAGGGAATCGTGGGGGAAaatttatgggaaaaaattccaaagttgaaaaatttgtttttttcgacattttggGACGTTATTACACCGACGCGACACGTCTTGACGTACCCTAGTCATTGATGTATGGTAGTACTACTTTCCCCTTACTTGGGGAGGGGTCCAGCAATCTCTCAATATTGAACTTGGAGCTGTAATTTTCCGAGAATCTTCCAGATTTGGAGTGCCCATGATTGAATTGGGCTCGAAATATTTTTAGGACCCTACAGTGGCCTCTAATTCCACCGGGGGGCTTGTGATGGTGTTGTTAGGTATATGCGCATCATGTAAGAaaaaattctaacctcaaaatttggcCCACGAGCGACGCAATATTCATGAATAAAGTTGtcacaaaaatttttcgaattaaaattCTCGAAATCTCGAGGATAATCATGGAAGATAAAGGCCGTAACTATGATCCTATGTACGTGATTTAATTTTTCCAACTTGTTAATGCTGTCTATTACAAAGTATTACTAGGTAAGTGACTAACGCTATTTTATTTTCTGAGCCTTCATTAATTAAAACCATacataattttgtaatatttctcatttattcaaaaattcaatttggtACAAAATACATCGTTGGATTATTAGGAACAATTAAACCGGTCTATTAGATAATTGAGCTGTATTGTACTCTGTCCTAGAGGAAGTTAGCAAATCGTCATTCACTATGGGTATAATTCCCGTTACGTCAAAATAACTTGAGGACACTGTCTGAAATATTAAAGCCATTgtcttaaaaaattgtttttaaattctagaacaattcaatttatttcaattattcgttATTAACGGTCGTTAACGAGCtatggaacaaaaaattttttggtggATATCAATCAGTcatatgtttttctaaaaaagcgttttgaaatagataaaatgctgtaaacaatattaataaaattattaaatcaattAGATTATAATTTTCCTTGATAAATCATCTTGTTAAGCTTTATTGtcacaagaaaattttacaattttatggacaaagcgacacaattttgaataagataatataaaataataattttacttaataataatttataatataatattgggctggcgacaaagtaatttcggttttgtagaataaaataacgctttttttaacaaagaatagtttttaatcaattatatctTTTCCGTTTTGCTtaatgaccttttgccatctttcttttAACTTTGTGATTTCGTGcttataaaatttctggtccatatcagcaaaaaactgaaccaggtgcgattgaagatCATCGTCGTTTGTGCAAGTTTAactattcaaataattctgcaaacttcgaaataaatgttAATCTAAACCTTTCcaatttgacaattctggccgtttttctttgattgcttcatccagtttcaataattgttgaaagtaaacatcagaattgatcttatggttccttggaagcagcttaAAAAACGCAACACctttgtaatcccaccaaactgatAGCATGAgctttttaaaattgtttttgtggTTTGTGGTGGTTCATCTTTCCTCCATTATCATTTTCTAACTATGTTTGTGATCCTTATCAGcgaaaaactgaaccaggtgcgattgaagatCATCGTcgtttgtgaaagtttgaccattctgcaaatttcaaaataaatggtaatcagatggtgccagatcagggctatatggggcatgtggcatcacttcccagccaagcttcaatagtttcccacgagttgccaaatatgtgtgaggccttgcattatcatggtggaatactaaacctttccgattcgacaattctggccgtttttccttgatggCTTCATCCTGTTTCGtcaattgttgacagtaaacatcagaattgatcgtttttccttggaagcagctaaAAAAAGACAACATCTTTGTAATCTCACCAAAATGACAGCAagagtttttttgttgtttttcagctttcgatgggGTTTGTGCCGGTTcatcgttttcgaactatgttattGTACAGGACCCATTTTTCTTCACCAGTGACGATTcttttcatttcgtttaaggtgcatatcgcaaatgttgattctttgtgttaaatgaatttctttcaattcgtgaggtaTTCAAATATACAGCTTATTAACtagcccaagacattttaagtgtttttcaattgttgtgtgcGATACATTAAGCCTCTCGCAACCTTTCGAACAGTTACATaacgatcctcttcaattatgactttgatttggtcgtGATCAATTTTAGTaggccgaccagaacgttgctcatctttgagggaaaaatctccagaacggaattttttaAACCAATTCTGTTAAGCAATCGGCACcataaacttcacatatttctttgtgagccGCAGCACCTTTCTtttaaggaaataaaaatagtgaaatatgcCGTAAATGTTCCTTTCTGtactccatttaaaattaacccACCTCTaatagctttaataaaaatcacaCACTATTTGCTTTTAAAGTTACGTCATTGTGACCAGTATCACGTGGCAAATGTcaaagtacagcactaacataagttattcaaaaatagaGCAATGCTCTCTATCggtaaaaagcgaaagtacttagttgccaaACTTATATTTTAGTTGTGACAGCtttagagaaaatatttgaattgttcGTCAAATAATCTAAACCATACAtagaattttctaaaataccaaattaagtaccaaaggtactctttgtttaactcgataaaatttatggttatgggaatatgtagatttttagaaaCCGTTCGCTTTAAAaagatattctgaaaaaaattatcagaaatcgttattatttattggaaatacttacaggaggtattaaaacacattCCAACATATTTTggagaactaatgaataaataaataaacatatgtACACATACTATCGAAGTTCATATTACTGGCataagaaaaaacttgaaagagattaataattaaaatataaaaaattacatttttcctaataggtggattggtcggAAAGGTCTATTTGTATGGCCACCACGTTgcaatgaattaaataaaatagattcaCTTTTTGGGGGATATCTTAAAATCTTGGCATATGCAACACCagtaaacacaaaaaacaaaatgatcgatagaataaacttctaTTGCCACGTTCTAAgacagaatcttggaatgctcttcccAGTTCAAAGATATAGACTCAGGAAATGCAAGATGCCCATTTCaaacatttatcatattttatttttgtttttatttgataaattgtagGCTAACCAATGAAATTTCCACTTCAATTAGTAATGTTTGATCGTGTTTTAATACCTTCTGtaagtattttgaataaataattgcaatttatgataaattttcttctgaatgtctttttatggcgaacggtttccttggcatgtacaaagATCTATAAATCTAGATTTcccctaaaccataaattttatcgagttaaacaaagagtactttttttggaaaatcgattgaaaaatttatttttgctatgtTTAGATTGTAccggttgtccctgtaaaagttaaccattgggcatgagctaCCAATTTCCAttgtataatttagaatatatacttaaaaatcaattctgatttcgcaactttaaaagcatataaCTCAGAAAAGAGGGGTCGTATAAGAGTCCTAATTGTGAAATTCAAGCAACGTTACAAAGACAGCAGAAAGGGAATTTTAATCTAACctagaaatttttattagtttgttGAAAATGTCCAAATAATGACATTCAATcagcttttttttcaaattgtttgtacgaacaaaaaaaagaaaaattctagtaaatatttttaatggccAAAAGGGTTGAAATTATGGTTTTCGAAgcttttttatctaaataatttctatattaaatACTTTGATACAATCGCTACAACAATATCAATTAGTATAAGGCTATTTACCAACATTTCACTTTTCCATTGTTTCATGTAATCAATAACAGTTTGATCTTTTCTTCTAGTTACCCTATTTTCCAACCAAGGGTGTTTCGACATTTCCATAGCTGTTATCCTTTCGGCCGGATCTTTTTTTAATATCGATTTTAGGAGATCTATACAATCGTTATTGATATCTTTTATAACATAATCTGGTTCGGTTTcgcatatttttctcattaattctttttcatttgaagaTGAAAACGGGTACTTTTCGAATACAAGCAGATACAATATGACACCTATCGACCACAAATCGCACAATTCACTGTAGGTGCGATCCAATAATATTTCTGGCGCTGGAAACATGAAATTGTTGTTTAGAGTGGTTCCGTCTACAGATATCAAAAGCGAATAACATTACACCACATCAACCCTTTGTAGGTTGTCAAATTTGATTGTATACTGTAATAAGGACTGGAAATATGAAATACATGTGACTGTTTCATATTAGAAGGTTTCTTTCAGGTGACAATATGGTTTTTAGAGACTTTATGTGAAACTAAACTGTCCTACTatactaagttgaaatttctggaaccgtttgtgatattcatactgaaacACACACTACAACTACAAcaatactcacaattatactgtctgaggcgcgtttctataaccaagttatcgttttcagtgaataaagaaaaactataaaatattacattttagAGAGAGTTTCGTTGAGAAAGTGCTACAGATACCGATCGTCCAGAAAGCGGAGCGTCGGCAACTGAGCctgtttttaacattttttgttacgtcTACACTGTTGAACGATTAGATACCAGTgagttcggaaattgttgttggAATTCGGTAAACATCGGTTTCGTAATCCACGTTTGTAAcaaatgaatttcttttttgaaGCGTGAACTTGTATCTGTTATGCATTTTGGAAACGCGTCTACTCGAGTACGTGTTATCATGACACCGATACAACTATGGAGTGTAGATGAGGAACatctctgggttaaaaaatgtgagctgatttttgatgggaaaataggtggcgctgattatagagggtattctttttttactatttttttaatattcttaaaCGTTGTTCAATTCTTTTCACCACCTATATAATATTCTGTTTTCGTTAGTTTCTAGAATCTGAAACTAGTTTCAGATATagtaagtgtttaacttcagatctcaatcccatagtacaatcagcgACACGTATTATCCCTATagaattcagaccatattttaaacgtaccgtccataagagatgttactccttctctacactccatagaTACAACTGTCTGAAGCACGAACATGcttctgtttaatttttttcgacaaCGTTGCCAGTCTTATGAGCGTTGGAGGACTATGCCGATTTTGAAATGTGGGCTTATGTTAGAAAGATTGTAGTGGTTAGATCTAAACCTAATGAAAGTGTATAAAGTGAAATGATTGTATATGTTCTAAACCTCTGTTCATTattgaattatgaataaattaagaaaatggtTCAGACGATATGTCCCAGAATTTCTACGATTTTCCTGTTATTCCCATGCGGTGGAGAGTTGTGTTAAAATTGTCACTGAAGTCGCACTATTTGTACCAGGATATGAGGCTatagatagttttattttgggaaaaattaaaACTCCGAAATATTATGCCgaattttgaaaccaaaaatgaATCTAAGCCGGTAAATTAGACAGATAGAATATGTACGTATATTTTTTAGAGTGGAAAGTGGGTGGAAGTCAATACGCAGTCACCTCATCGTGGTGACTTCTGAGTAATATTTCGCTCATTACAAGAAAATATGAGCTAAGAGATAcgttttttaagtatttttttgcTACATAATCAAATATTGACACCGGAAGATGAACTGTTTCGCATCACATGTTTAATGTACTAGTTAAGACCAATAATATCGAAACAAAAAActtgggtaattatacactttcgcggtcacctggttttttagctctagaaaatcgaaaaatggatggattttaatgatcttggtctcaaaatgttccattttacggcggatgtataaaaaaaaaaatacgaaaattaaaaaaaataaatattttttacagtttcatgactttagatgcaaaaaaaatgactttctacatataatccttcgtaactgtttctgacgtcgtggaatcaagttcgtatatttttttttcgcaatttacataaaaaaatgaatattttgaaaaaaaaatttcaaaaaagttaatttcatgaaactgtaaaaaatatttattttttttaattttcgtatttttttttaataaatccgccgtaaaatagaacattttgagaccaagatcattaaaatccatccatttttcgattttctagagccaacctaacctaacctaaccaaaaaaccaggtgaccgcgaaagtgtataattaccataatttttagtaaaggattattttgcaaaaccgtttttttacgatttaaaacagtaaaactatgagaaattttcattccagctatttctactaattttttttataaatccgccgtaaaatggaacattttgagaccaagatcattaaaatccatccatttttcgactatctagagccaaaaaatcaggtgaccgtgaaagtgtataattaccaaaactTGACCATGTCTTATTAATGTATTTATCTAGAAAATTTAAACACTTGCAAGTGTTGAGTAAGAGAATCAAAATTACAAGGTACTgcagattaattttttttctgtaacttCATTCAGCATGCAAATGAttcaaatgtataaaaataaaaggtaaatatttgtaaattcacTCTACTTACccatatataaaattgttccaACTCTATCTCTCAACATACCCCTAATGCCAGATCCGACTTTGATTACACTTAAACCAAAAtctgttaattttataaaatattcgtCAGATTCGTCATCTGGATTAGTTGCCAAtagtatattttccatttttatatctCTGTGAACGATAtctaaacaaattataaatagttttaacGTCCAGTAAGCTAGCATTGTCAACATAGCggaatcaaatttcaaaatttagtgccaattttttatcaacctCCCTCTCCATtcgaagaattcaataaaactcCAGTTTCgttgctaaatcgtcctctGTCTATCTACACTCTAAAAGTATTTAAATCAGAGTAAATTTAGCgaaatttgtggtgatatttTTGTATTCGCTTGTAAGTTTTTCTTATAGTGGTCATAACATTccaattattatcaattttcttctgttttaagcaaattttgtataataattcgcattttcgtattttctgtttattgGCGAACATGCTAGAGCATAAGctactttttattcaaattcgttttacctactcgttccttctttaCTAATTTCCCGTCCCCTTTCTTATTCACCATCTCGTTATACTCAACTGGGTTCCCAGTTGTTGGAGTTTACAAACTTTCCTGTTGGAGGGAAGGGGAGGAAAAGTTTAATGAGAAGGTGGTGTTCTGGTTGGGTCCTTTATGTGGTTTAACCTGGCAGATGTAGGACTgctgaaaagaaataaaattaggaAGGGACCAGGAAtacagatggaaattactaaagaaggaacgagtaggtagaacagatttgaataaaaaggagcttcTGCTCctacatataaaaaactgaataatatttttttttaaatataaccaaacaggaatttgttctattctattcgttctgttcaccaaataaacagaaaatacgaatttacatgaaaatttgcttataacaaaaggaaattaataaagaataatatagccacaatttactaaatttactttgatttaaacaCATTTAGAGTGTAGAAAatatagaggacgatttagcaacgagaatgaagttttattgaaatcttTGTATAGAGTGGAAGGTCCATAACAAATTATAAGGGAattatcaaaatgtttaaagaaaaatgtaacaAGCCGAATTGCatgttacaaaattaattttgttgctgcagccattaaaaaaaaaaatgctaaCTTATAATAAAGTTGGCATCGTCACATAAATTTTCCACTTAGAGGACAACCAAGTTATTGCAAATTAGCTACTAATCTCAAATGGCAGGAAtggtaataaattaaaaaaaaattctgaaaattcaAAACTGCTAATCAGATACAGAAgactgaaaatattattcagCACTAAATTTAATCATTACAACTGAATAAGGGCACAAGGTATCGAAAAATCAgctttttgggaaaaaattaaacaggAAACTGTTTCAATACAAATTAGATCATCACCTTAGAAATATCAATCATGGTCACTCAgggaaaaagtaaaaattaatcataCCATTTGAGTAGAAAGCCTCTAAAAGAGCTTGAATAAACTTTTAACTTCGAGTACAGAAGCTTTGTCATTACTGGTTGAACCTCGTCAGGGGATAGGTAGGAggaatgatgaaaataataattaacaatacATAGGTTCACAGAGCTCAATAAACGATTGATTTTATTGGCCATAAGCTACAGAAACCCTCGGAAAATCTTTATAAAAGCCCTCTTTGATGTAGAGCGTAAACTTCGGATTGTTTGataagaaatgaataatttcaatgataGAAACCGAGTGTCAAGCCAACTGGTAATTTGTTGCTTAccaaaaacaaaacgaaaatacaataatataagTATCAACGTTTTTCCCTTGTTCAATTATGGAATGTTCAAATAGggaatagaaatttttgaatcGTTTCGTTCCAAGCCGTCAATAAACCATCATTGGTACGGTGgggattctgcgcaatagaaaTTACATGTTTCAACCGGGCAGTTACCGTTTACGAACGATTCTATTTTGTGTTTCAACCGACTTAGATATCGTTTGTGAACAGTTTCCTGGAGGGTCTTTTCCAATATGTGAACTTTGATTCCGATATGTTGACAAAGTTATGGACCTATATAAAACACTTACCATtcttatgtaaatatttaacagcACTAATAAGTTGTTTGGCTATTTTCTTAATAGTTTTTTCGGAAAGAGGACATGAACTTTTAAACTTGTTTAATAAAGTTTCACGACATAATTCAAATACcatatagattttttttgaagtttcaTAAACTCTatccaacaaaataatattttggtgAAAAACTGATTTCAATATCTTTATTTCTCTGTAAACTTCTTGTAGACTCACAGTTCCTGactaaagatttaaaaaatactttatattacTGCATTATTTTCATCTACAGTACTTACATAGTATTTGCTAACAATTTTAATGGCATATTCTTTAGTTGTTAATTTATCTATAGCTTGAACTACTATCCCAAAAGTGCCATGGCCAATTTGTTCTCGAAAttcaaaaacttcaaataaacgTTTCAAATCATCTAGTTTTACATGTTTAACATCCCTTTcctttaaactgttttttaacTGTCTAGTGCTACTGAACCTAATTGAAAAtgtagaattataaatttgatctATAATATCCATTATGTTAACATTTCACCAAAAAGTATGATGAAAagtatttacaataaaattttaattataatgttaACAATATAGTATTTTACAAAGTTCGACTTACGTTTCATCAAGGAACATTTAGTATTTTAAGATCAATCTCAAAACTTTAAACTGACatttaaatttgattgttttcaaACAAGATTTGGGGattgtttaatattattatgTCGGAATCGATTTCGTTAATAAATTTATGtcattcttttttattcatatcatATTGTTATACGTTAttacacattttcaaaatttaatgaacaattgtcatttgaatttcaaaaactaGTCCACGAATTAGTAGATGTACATTATTACTCGTAAGTAATTTTTGTTCCATAACGCACAAGGAATTGGAATCACGAGTAGATCAGATTAATTCGAAAGAAATCCCATCatcaattcttcttctttacttAATACAATTTGTGGTCTACAAAAGATGTAACGGGATGGTTTTCCTGTACAgcaaaatgataaaaacgatAAGTAGTGAATTTAAAACGGGTAAATTGTATGtagagataataatttattggagAAATTTAGATATATTTAACTAGTTTTTAGATATTGCCATATCTTGGTTGCGAGAATATATGACGTCATTATATACAGCGTCAAAAATGACAGAACACCAAAAATTACTTTCTGACAGTAATGATAACTACTTTATCGATGTTGAGACCGAAAattcagtttttgacaatttatatttaaaataatgcattttttaaccaatgtagttgatttttgcatattttagtcattttatcattacaacaatttattatgGATCAAAAACCATCTTTAGATTTGGTGATATCAGCAGTTTCTGCATTATACAACAACCCAAACATTAGGGAAAAGGAAAGAGCTTCCCAATGGCTTTTGGAACTCCAAAAATCCGtatgtaatttattaattaaaagtaaCTCTATTTTTACTCCTATTTTCTAGGTCCATGCTTGGACAATTGCAGACGAATTATTACATCTAAAACAAGATCTAGAATCATGTTACTTTGCTGCACAGACTATGAGAACAAAAATTCATCAATCTTTTCATGAATTGCCACCAGAAGTACATGATTCATTAAGAGATTCTGTACTTGATCATATTAGTCAAATCAATGAAAGCACTAGTACTGTTATAGTAACGCAATTATGTGTTGCTTTAGCAGATTTGGCACTACAAATGCCTTCTTGGCAAAAACCAACATTGGATTTGAT encodes:
- the LOC130452937 gene encoding serine/threonine-protein kinase 33-like isoform X1 yields the protein MFLDETFSSTRQLKNSLKERDVKHVKLDDLKRLFEVFEFREQIGHGTFGIVVQAIDKLTTKEYAIKIVSKYYSGTVSLQEVYREIKILKSVFHQNIILLDRVYETSKKIYMVFELCRETLLNKFKSSCPLSEKTIKKIAKQLISAVKYLHKNDIVHRDIKMENILLATNPDDESDEYFIKLTDFGLSVIKVGSGIRGMLRDRVGTILYMAPEILLDRTYSELCDLWSIGVILYLLVFEKYPFSSSNEKELMRKICETEPDYVIKDINNDCIDLLKSILKKDPAERITAMEMSKHPWLENRVTRRKDQTVIDYMKQWKSEMLTVSSSYFDVTGIIPIVNDDLLTSSRTEYNTAQLSNRPV
- the LOC130452937 gene encoding serine/threonine-protein kinase 33-like isoform X2, which encodes MFLDETFSSTRQLKNSLKERDVKHVKLDDLKRLFEVFEFREQIGHGTFGIVVQAIDKLTTKEYAIKIVSKYYSGTVSLQEVYREIKILKSVFHQNIILLDRVYETSKKIYMVFELCRETLLNKFKSSCPLSEKTIKKIAKQLISAVKYLHKNDIVHRDIKMENILLATNPDDESDEYFIKLTDFGLSVIKVGSGIRGMLRDRVGTILYMAPEILLDRTYSELCDLWSIGVILYLLVFEKYPFSSSNEKELMRKICETEPDYVIKDINNDCIDLLKSILKKDPAERITAMEMSKHPWLENRVTRRKDQTVIDYMKQWKSEIQCPQVILT